A region from the Candidatus Neomarinimicrobiota bacterium genome encodes:
- the csrA gene encoding carbon storage regulator CsrA, translated as MLVLTRKLGEGLVVGKNINLKVLEIHKNQIKIGIDAPPDVRIYRDEVYEEIKKQNLKATQTDISNVKYAAENIVVPKKKFNQKEMDTMR; from the coding sequence GTGTTAGTCCTAACGAGAAAATTAGGCGAAGGGTTGGTGGTGGGCAAAAATATTAATCTTAAGGTGCTTGAAATTCATAAAAATCAAATCAAAATAGGAATTGATGCTCCCCCGGATGTGCGAATTTATAGGGATGAAGTTTATGAAGAGATAAAAAAGCAAAATTTAAAGGCAACCCAAACTGATATATCCAATGTTAAATATGCAGCAGAAAACATTGTGGTACCTAAGAAGAAATTCAATCAAAAAGAAATGGATACAATGAGATAA
- the flgL gene encoding flagellar hook-associated protein FlgL: MRVTSLNLARTIASQLATATSDLIKLQSQIATGRRILTLSDDPVGSVKTMQLVADLGEFEIYKSNLTYSKSYVQTTLTSLDQLLNILSRAQEIAVQNRGSTTSLQIRQSAAVEVKNLFEEIVLLSNVKLGGKYIFGGHDTLNPPFQSDGSYIGDSGELRINIGSNSDLKINMSGDEVFTTGNGGKDIFAAVKALQDALEGGDSQGIGDSIDKIVTAFDSINVKIAESGARLNRIENSRTTLNKFSANTELVISDTVDLDMAQAIIDMAAKQNIINGALATAGRILNLSLVNFL; encoded by the coding sequence ATGAGAGTTACTTCACTAAACCTCGCAAGAACCATCGCAAGTCAGTTAGCTACAGCCACCAGTGATTTAATAAAATTACAGAGCCAAATTGCAACGGGTAGAAGAATATTAACACTTTCTGACGATCCCGTAGGCTCTGTAAAAACGATGCAGCTCGTTGCCGACTTGGGAGAGTTTGAAATCTATAAGTCAAATTTAACTTATTCCAAATCATATGTTCAAACTACTCTTACGTCCCTTGATCAGCTGCTAAATATATTATCGCGGGCGCAAGAAATAGCGGTTCAGAACCGGGGTTCGACAACAAGTTTGCAGATACGCCAATCGGCAGCGGTAGAAGTCAAAAATTTATTTGAGGAAATCGTATTGCTTTCAAACGTTAAACTTGGCGGGAAATATATATTTGGAGGGCATGACACTCTTAATCCACCGTTCCAATCAGATGGCTCGTATATCGGCGATAGTGGTGAGCTCAGAATAAACATCGGAAGTAATTCGGATCTAAAAATAAATATGTCAGGCGATGAAGTGTTTACAACCGGAAATGGCGGGAAAGATATATTCGCTGCAGTTAAGGCATTACAGGATGCTTTGGAAGGTGGCGACTCGCAGGGCATTGGAGATTCAATCGACAAAATCGTAACTGCATTTGACTCGATAAATGTTAAAATAGCCGAATCCGGCGCAAGATTAAACAGAATAGAAAATTCAAGAACAACTTTGAATAAATTCTCAGCTAATACAGAACTCGTAATATCAGATACAGTAGATCTTGATATGGCACAAGCAATAATCGATATGGCTGCAAAACAAAATATAATAAATGGAGCGTTAGCAACAGCAGGTCGAATTCTAAATCTGAGTTTGGTAAACTTCTTATAA
- the asnB gene encoding asparagine synthase (glutamine-hydrolyzing): MCGICGVVGETNPDIGKEMRDLLSHRGPDGSGEFQDQNIYLGHRRLAIVDVDKGNQPISNEDGTIILSYNGEIYNHEQLRRDLERKGHKFKTKSDGEVIIHQYEEIGRNLFSTLRGMFSISLWDSKKGLLLLGRDRLGIKPLYYSKVDGSLIFASEIKSILKQLGHTPPINWEAFESLLTLRYIPSPNTMFKGISKLPPGTMLSYHNGISEVIRYWDIPTDSIEDSGKEEILENIYELFDDAVAVRLMADVEVGVYLSGGVDSASILSAMTRHSDSSVNTFSAGFEDAAYDESLLAASTADLFSAEHHTVKGAIVIPEMLKAIMWHLEEPLGDATVIPTYQLAGATSQFIKVVLSGEGADELFLGYPKYNFLRRMENLRGGLLSKSISTISKIMPGNTYMSRLKDYLATKGGLADSYLNLMSVFTADEQKNLLTKTAYRKVKNSGSTRENLSNFLKHRDDKDPVLALREWDLKYWLPDDLLLKNDKMNMAYGIEARLPFLDHHLVEYVLRLPESILTRGNGNKSLLRKSMANVLPSNILKRKKKGFTVPLHTLYESQREFFDNNLFDAARLEEQGIFNVKQVKNLLSKDLSNVITRRQFWTIASFQLWWDVFIEDSTLSFDDDSEERLSELALT; the protein is encoded by the coding sequence ATGTGTGGAATCTGCGGCGTTGTGGGAGAAACTAATCCGGATATCGGCAAGGAGATGAGGGATCTCCTCAGCCATCGGGGACCGGATGGTTCGGGGGAGTTTCAAGACCAAAATATTTACCTCGGGCATCGGCGGCTGGCTATCGTGGATGTTGACAAAGGGAATCAACCAATATCAAATGAGGACGGGACAATTATTCTCTCATATAATGGTGAGATATATAATCATGAGCAGCTACGGCGTGATTTGGAGCGAAAAGGACATAAGTTCAAAACTAAAAGTGACGGTGAAGTAATAATTCATCAATATGAAGAGATTGGCAGGAATCTCTTCAGCACATTAAGAGGTATGTTCTCAATTTCACTATGGGATTCAAAGAAAGGACTCTTACTTTTAGGAAGAGATAGACTCGGTATCAAACCGCTCTATTATTCAAAAGTAGATGGAAGCCTGATATTCGCTTCTGAGATTAAGTCCATATTGAAACAATTAGGTCATACGCCTCCTATTAATTGGGAAGCGTTTGAATCCTTATTGACTTTACGATACATCCCATCGCCTAATACAATGTTCAAGGGAATCTCTAAATTGCCTCCGGGTACGATGCTGTCATACCATAATGGAATTTCGGAGGTAATCAGATATTGGGATATTCCAACGGATTCAATCGAGGATTCAGGAAAAGAAGAGATTCTTGAGAATATATATGAACTCTTTGACGATGCAGTGGCTGTGCGTTTAATGGCCGATGTGGAAGTTGGAGTTTATCTTTCAGGAGGCGTGGATTCAGCCTCAATATTATCAGCGATGACAAGGCATTCAGATAGCAGTGTCAACACTTTTTCCGCCGGTTTTGAGGACGCAGCCTACGACGAGAGTTTACTTGCGGCATCAACGGCTGATCTGTTTTCAGCAGAGCATCATACGGTCAAAGGGGCTATAGTTATTCCTGAAATGTTAAAAGCGATTATGTGGCACCTTGAAGAACCGTTGGGTGATGCCACCGTCATACCTACTTATCAGCTGGCAGGCGCCACATCTCAATTCATAAAAGTAGTATTGAGCGGTGAGGGAGCCGATGAGCTTTTCCTTGGATACCCGAAATACAATTTCCTTCGTCGAATGGAAAATCTCAGGGGCGGATTACTATCAAAATCAATCAGCACAATTAGTAAGATTATGCCGGGTAACACATATATGTCGCGGTTAAAGGATTATCTCGCAACTAAGGGCGGATTGGCGGATTCGTACCTCAATCTGATGTCTGTATTCACTGCTGACGAGCAGAAAAATCTTCTCACTAAAACAGCATACAGAAAGGTAAAAAATTCCGGTTCAACCCGGGAAAATCTATCGAATTTTCTAAAGCATAGAGATGACAAAGATCCTGTCCTTGCTTTAAGAGAATGGGATTTAAAATATTGGCTTCCCGATGATTTATTGCTCAAGAACGATAAGATGAATATGGCATATGGAATAGAGGCACGGTTACCATTTCTTGATCATCATTTGGTTGAATATGTGCTGCGTTTACCGGAATCAATTTTAACAAGAGGAAATGGAAATAAATCGCTCTTACGCAAATCGATGGCGAATGTTTTACCGTCAAATATCCTTAAAAGGAAAAAGAAAGGATTCACGGTTCCTCTTCACACGCTTTATGAATCACAAAGGGAATTTTTTGATAATAATCTATTTGATGCCGCAAGATTGGAAGAGCAGGGAATTTTCAACGTAAAACAGGTGAAAAACCTTCTTTCAAAAGACCTCTCAAATGTTATTACACGAAGGCAATTTTGGACAATCGCATCATTTCAGCTATGGTGGGATGTGTTTATCGAAGACAGCACACTGAGTTTTGACGACGATTCGGAAGAGAGATTATCCGAATTGGCTCTCACATAA
- a CDS encoding tetratricopeptide repeat protein, with protein sequence MALKRKSGRLSRLKYNNSQVSPTLQESLKQGIIEFEIGNYQSAAEHLSNAIALDPFNVDLLETLGYSYLQTGKFEESISVFSDIIRLDPGNESALKQLANASFQAEDWKGAEQAFRELIKKQPSDSESLNDLGVLLHRRGNLDEAKSLFLQSLESNADNVDATHNLGLIHMESGDYEEAVKNFVILKSQFPDDIQIRKLLTESLLQNGKADEALVEVKKIIDSNFEDSESLYFLGKAYYCVDNLDLALDAFTQSLEINPDNLLAKESLATTLLKSGKADEALSIWESILHLPEREKKVSTTVISRLTGWDKISEFKIIHPTINNKNNGVNHKTAEISIVIPVFQEEENIELLTKELQEVMKEVSENYEIIFIDDGSKDGTFDVLSRMRKNDSRIKVLRFRKNYGQTAALSAGFNYAVGDVVVTLDGDLQNDPADIPRMIEKLAEGYDMVSGWRLHRKDKLLTRRIPSIIANKIIGKITGTKLHDYGCALKVYKKGVIKNIKLYGEMHRFIPAIVSWLGAEIAEMPVNHRPRTRGTTKYDLTRTWRVILDLINVKFLLSYITRPLQYFGKIGLIFIFLSMAVIVGVMTAKIAYGVNISSTLMFSTVVFMALMGIQFITMGLMAEIVIRTYHESQDKPIYVIREVLD encoded by the coding sequence ATGGCCCTCAAGCGAAAATCAGGAAGATTGAGCAGGCTTAAATATAATAATTCTCAAGTTTCTCCAACTCTGCAAGAGTCTCTAAAGCAGGGAATAATTGAGTTCGAAATCGGGAATTACCAATCAGCGGCGGAGCATCTATCCAATGCGATTGCATTAGATCCGTTTAATGTTGATCTGCTTGAAACACTTGGATATTCTTACTTACAGACGGGGAAATTTGAAGAAAGTATATCCGTGTTTTCTGATATTATCCGGTTGGATCCTGGTAATGAATCAGCCTTAAAACAGCTTGCTAATGCGTCATTTCAAGCTGAAGACTGGAAAGGAGCTGAACAGGCTTTTAGAGAGCTTATTAAGAAACAGCCATCCGATTCAGAATCGCTGAACGATTTGGGAGTACTCCTTCATAGGCGGGGAAATCTTGACGAAGCTAAATCATTGTTTCTTCAATCATTAGAATCAAACGCTGATAACGTGGATGCCACGCATAATCTTGGATTAATACATATGGAATCGGGAGATTATGAGGAAGCTGTTAAAAACTTCGTAATATTAAAAAGTCAATTCCCGGATGATATTCAAATAAGGAAGCTCCTGACAGAATCTTTACTGCAGAACGGAAAAGCCGACGAGGCGTTAGTAGAGGTTAAAAAAATTATTGATTCAAATTTCGAGGATTCCGAATCACTTTATTTTCTTGGAAAGGCATATTACTGCGTAGATAATCTTGATCTTGCGCTGGATGCTTTTACTCAAAGCTTAGAGATAAATCCCGATAATCTCTTAGCCAAAGAAAGCCTGGCAACGACGCTATTAAAGTCCGGGAAAGCAGATGAGGCTCTCTCAATTTGGGAATCCATTCTTCACCTTCCTGAAAGAGAAAAAAAAGTAAGCACAACTGTAATTTCGAGGCTTACCGGCTGGGACAAAATAAGCGAATTTAAAATAATTCACCCGACCATTAATAATAAGAATAATGGTGTCAATCATAAAACGGCAGAAATATCTATAGTCATTCCCGTATTTCAGGAAGAGGAGAATATTGAACTTCTTACAAAAGAATTACAGGAAGTAATGAAAGAAGTAAGTGAAAATTACGAAATTATTTTTATAGATGATGGCAGTAAAGACGGTACTTTCGATGTTTTAAGTCGTATGAGAAAAAATGATAGTCGAATTAAAGTTTTGAGGTTTAGAAAAAATTACGGTCAAACCGCCGCTCTATCAGCAGGTTTCAACTATGCGGTCGGAGACGTTGTGGTGACTCTTGATGGCGATCTCCAAAATGACCCTGCTGATATTCCGAGAATGATTGAAAAACTCGCGGAGGGTTATGATATGGTTAGCGGATGGAGATTACACAGGAAAGATAAACTCCTTACACGGAGAATACCTTCTATTATCGCCAATAAAATAATTGGCAAGATAACAGGCACAAAACTCCACGATTACGGTTGCGCTCTTAAAGTTTATAAAAAAGGTGTTATAAAAAACATAAAATTATACGGGGAAATGCACAGATTTATCCCGGCTATAGTGAGCTGGCTCGGAGCAGAAATTGCGGAAATGCCCGTGAACCATCGACCAAGAACAAGAGGCACAACCAAATATGACCTGACACGAACATGGAGAGTTATTCTTGATCTAATTAACGTAAAATTTCTTCTGAGCTATATAACTCGGCCTCTCCAATATTTCGGAAAAATCGGCCTCATATTCATTTTTTTATCAATGGCGGTTATCGTGGGCGTAATGACCGCTAAAATCGCTTATGGAGTAAACATATCCTCAACTCTGATGTTCTCCACAGTCGTATTTATGGCTCTAATGGGTATTCAATTCATAACAATGGGTTTGATGGCAGAGATTGTAATCAGAACCTACCATGAATCTCAGGATAAACCTATATACGTCATTAGGGAGGTGTTAGACTGA
- a CDS encoding glycosyltransferase family 4 protein has protein sequence MIRILMLNCEFPPIGGGAANMNWYFLKEVAKHHDVELDLITSGVNHTSISHDFGSNINIRKVNVWKKNLHHWTFREMLVYLIKAYFLAFKLVLKNKYDLIHAVFGFPSGLIAYLLRKKVPYVVSMRGSDVPMFNSRFSFGYKLIRPLIKKIWASASALTANSKGLKELALLTDPQINIRIIPNGVDNDEFSPFVAEPGNGTRLLTVARLIDRKGIDYLIKSLSDLKDIIPGISLTIVGSGDKQNELEALVKKRELSESVKFLGEVPHNELAAIYSSHDVFVLPSFNEGMSNAMLEAMASGLPIVTTATGGTSELLNGNAVIIEKGSSDSIRDALQTIISDKDKLSEMKRLSLERSKDFSWSKTAQEYFNFYDEAIKVH, from the coding sequence ATGATAAGAATTCTGATGCTGAATTGTGAATTTCCGCCAATTGGCGGCGGAGCTGCGAATATGAACTGGTATTTTCTAAAGGAAGTAGCAAAACATCACGATGTGGAATTAGATCTCATTACTTCAGGAGTTAACCATACATCCATCAGCCATGATTTTGGAAGTAATATAAATATCAGAAAAGTGAATGTATGGAAGAAAAATCTTCATCATTGGACTTTCAGGGAGATGCTTGTCTATTTGATAAAAGCATATTTTTTAGCATTTAAACTCGTATTGAAAAATAAGTATGATCTGATACATGCTGTTTTCGGTTTTCCGTCGGGCTTAATAGCGTATCTGCTCCGTAAGAAGGTTCCTTATGTTGTTTCTATGCGAGGTTCGGATGTGCCTATGTTCAATTCAAGATTTTCCTTCGGATATAAACTGATTCGGCCATTGATTAAAAAAATCTGGGCCTCGGCCTCGGCTTTAACAGCAAATTCAAAAGGATTGAAAGAGCTGGCTCTTCTGACCGACCCACAAATTAATATAAGGATAATCCCAAATGGGGTTGATAATGACGAATTTTCGCCCTTTGTAGCGGAACCGGGCAACGGAACACGACTTCTCACCGTCGCGAGACTTATAGATAGAAAAGGAATTGATTATCTGATAAAATCACTGTCTGACCTAAAAGATATTATCCCGGGTATAAGCTTAACGATAGTTGGGTCCGGCGATAAACAGAACGAATTAGAGGCTCTTGTGAAGAAACGGGAGCTATCAGAATCCGTGAAGTTTCTTGGTGAAGTTCCTCATAACGAATTAGCAGCTATTTATTCATCACACGACGTTTTTGTTCTACCGTCATTCAACGAAGGAATGTCAAATGCAATGTTAGAAGCAATGGCGTCAGGATTACCGATTGTCACCACAGCGACAGGTGGAACAAGCGAGCTGCTGAATGGAAATGCTGTTATCATCGAAAAAGGTTCATCCGACTCTATTCGAGATGCATTGCAGACAATAATATCCGATAAGGATAAGCTTAGTGAGATGAAAAGATTATCGTTGGAACGGTCGAAAGATTTTTCATGGAGCAAAACAGCTCAGGAATATTTCAATTTTTATGACGAAGCGATAAAGGTGCATTGA
- a CDS encoding alkaline phosphatase family protein: MKLLVVGFDGMTPNLLYDWIEEFPTFNSFKEEGVWGNLRSVSPPVTGCAWPSFFTGMEPVNHGFDENTRRFEDMSYLDVKVPKLWEYLNAEEISTGMLNVPLAYPLGRLDGYMVPGRFGPITRISDNVKELFEGYRQYPIPAETSEEFLKDQIAVDSQLFRYTTKVAKSFPTDFMTVVFNASDNIGHWFWGYDNILHDTYQFLEDILSKLIEEINPDNVMIISDHGMNAKEIPETEDFHKLLVGKGDKVHLKMLGWHQYDGVFMAKGKDIIDDGMKVNANLIDITPTILNMFDVLLPDKPMMDGRILHELFVKNQLNTEERIDILHQLRALGYAE, from the coding sequence ATGAAATTACTGGTAGTCGGATTTGACGGTATGACGCCGAATTTGCTTTATGATTGGATAGAGGAATTTCCAACATTTAACAGTTTTAAAGAAGAAGGCGTTTGGGGAAATCTCAGATCAGTATCTCCGCCGGTGACAGGCTGTGCATGGCCCAGCTTTTTTACCGGAATGGAGCCTGTGAATCATGGTTTCGATGAAAATACACGGCGGTTTGAGGATATGAGCTATCTCGACGTTAAGGTGCCGAAACTTTGGGAATATCTAAACGCAGAAGAGATCTCTACGGGAATGTTGAACGTGCCGTTGGCTTATCCACTGGGACGATTAGACGGATATATGGTACCCGGTAGATTCGGTCCTATCACCCGAATAAGCGATAACGTCAAAGAACTTTTCGAAGGCTATCGTCAATATCCGATTCCTGCCGAAACGAGTGAGGAGTTCCTCAAAGATCAGATTGCGGTGGATTCCCAGCTATTTAGATATACAACAAAAGTAGCAAAATCGTTTCCGACGGATTTTATGACGGTAGTATTCAATGCTTCAGATAACATAGGTCATTGGTTTTGGGGGTATGATAATATTCTCCACGACACATATCAATTTTTGGAAGATATTTTAAGTAAACTCATCGAAGAGATTAACCCCGATAACGTAATGATAATTTCCGATCATGGAATGAACGCAAAAGAAATTCCGGAAACAGAAGATTTTCACAAGCTATTGGTAGGAAAAGGAGATAAAGTCCATCTGAAAATGCTCGGCTGGCATCAATATGATGGGGTCTTTATGGCAAAAGGGAAAGATATAATAGACGATGGAATGAAGGTTAACGCAAATTTAATTGACATTACTCCCACAATATTGAATATGTTTGATGTCCTTCTACCCGATAAGCCGATGATGGATGGGCGAATCCTTCACGAATTATTTGTTAAAAATCAGCTTAATACCGAAGAAAGAATTGACATCCTTCATCAATTACGCGCTCTGGGATATGCGGAATAA
- a CDS encoding glycosyltransferase, translating to MIPLLKNESGFSFKDKRIALLYDDIVRPDTTGVYCRKALEKICRVEHFQPTEMEKVPAGFDLYLFIDDGFRYFLPDNLSPSAWWVIDTHLNYDENLRSAGQFDYLFTAQRDAAIKFKQDGMKNAQWLPLACDPERHKKVATDKKFDVVFVGNFVGKEREGCLKAIRKYFPNHFIGQKYFDEMAETFSEGRTVFNQSISNDINMRVFEALSTGSLLITNAIDDNGLDALFEDRKHLVMYKDEADLIARINEYLELEEEREAIADAGRNHVHKYHTYQHRMGAVLQSAFANEYTGLNSGSELTAGLCSIVILTHNQLEYTKLCVKSVERFMDSDYEIIFVDNASTDGTVEYLTSIVEQNDNYSLIANRENLGYAAGNNRGINSAKGEFTLIMNNDVLLTDGSVESLIQVLNEDDNCALVGPRTNFVKGRQIDLEAKYSSVSEMVEYAESNSKNNKGKSSIEELLVGFCFMGRTKLLKSVGGFDEDYGIGNYEDNDLCKTLTSKGYVLKIGLDSYVHHFGHVSFDASDIDYNSLVEENRIKFENKWNKTDEESNPAIDNSWIAEEVTEKMFEHGKWCAENGFWEMALKSFSSLIELSGSSENYVNYGVALWESGKQQEAFQAFKRALEIDSGNGDAVVNLIDSGYNLGLHSEVESSLKQAIKDDEQTELWYLLADCQFRQGEYQKSEATIRSLLKEDPDNEELKSLLTEVETKMEINLQEEVAVQ from the coding sequence ATGATTCCACTGCTGAAAAATGAAAGCGGGTTTTCTTTTAAGGATAAGCGAATTGCGCTGCTTTACGATGATATCGTGCGCCCGGACACTACAGGAGTTTATTGCCGGAAAGCGTTAGAGAAAATCTGCCGGGTTGAGCACTTTCAGCCTACAGAAATGGAAAAAGTCCCGGCAGGTTTTGATTTATATTTATTTATAGACGACGGATTCCGTTATTTTTTGCCGGATAATTTAAGTCCGTCAGCTTGGTGGGTCATTGACACTCACTTAAACTACGATGAAAATTTGCGTTCTGCCGGTCAGTTCGATTACCTGTTCACCGCACAGCGGGACGCGGCAATTAAATTCAAGCAGGACGGAATGAAAAACGCTCAATGGCTGCCGTTGGCGTGTGACCCGGAGCGGCATAAAAAAGTTGCGACAGATAAAAAATTCGATGTGGTGTTTGTCGGTAATTTTGTTGGTAAAGAACGTGAAGGCTGTCTAAAAGCAATTAGAAAATATTTCCCCAATCATTTTATCGGTCAGAAATATTTCGATGAGATGGCAGAAACTTTTTCAGAAGGGCGGACAGTGTTTAATCAGAGCATAAGCAATGATATTAATATGAGGGTATTTGAGGCTCTTTCAACGGGCAGTCTGTTAATAACGAATGCCATTGATGATAACGGTTTAGATGCGCTATTCGAGGACCGAAAGCATCTTGTAATGTATAAAGATGAAGCTGATTTAATAGCGCGGATAAATGAATATCTTGAACTTGAAGAAGAACGTGAGGCTATTGCCGATGCAGGCAGGAATCACGTCCATAAATATCACACATATCAACATCGAATGGGAGCAGTGCTGCAATCCGCATTTGCGAATGAATATACAGGTCTTAATTCCGGCTCTGAATTAACAGCTGGATTGTGTTCTATTGTGATACTCACTCATAATCAACTCGAATACACTAAACTTTGCGTGAAAAGTGTAGAAAGATTTATGGATTCCGATTACGAGATTATTTTCGTGGATAATGCTTCGACCGACGGAACTGTTGAATATCTCACTTCAATAGTCGAACAAAATGACAACTATTCTTTAATCGCGAACCGAGAAAATTTAGGCTACGCAGCCGGGAATAACAGAGGTATAAACAGCGCAAAAGGCGAATTCACATTGATTATGAATAACGATGTGTTGCTTACCGACGGGTCAGTTGAATCTCTGATTCAAGTTTTGAATGAAGACGATAACTGCGCCTTAGTGGGGCCACGCACGAATTTTGTTAAAGGTCGCCAAATTGATTTGGAGGCGAAATACAGCTCCGTTTCGGAGATGGTCGAGTATGCTGAAAGCAATTCCAAAAATAACAAAGGAAAATCCAGTATAGAGGAACTGTTGGTGGGCTTTTGCTTTATGGGTAGGACGAAATTGCTGAAATCAGTTGGCGGCTTTGATGAAGATTACGGTATAGGCAATTATGAAGATAATGACCTTTGCAAAACTCTGACCTCAAAGGGATATGTGCTGAAAATCGGGTTGGACAGCTATGTACATCATTTTGGTCATGTTTCTTTCGATGCTTCAGATATTGATTATAATAGTCTTGTCGAAGAAAACAGGATAAAATTTGAAAATAAATGGAATAAAACCGATGAAGAGAGTAATCCGGCGATAGACAACAGCTGGATAGCTGAAGAAGTAACTGAAAAGATGTTCGAACATGGGAAATGGTGCGCAGAGAACGGATTTTGGGAAATGGCATTAAAATCATTTTCAAGTTTGATAGAATTATCAGGTTCTTCCGAAAACTATGTTAATTATGGAGTTGCATTGTGGGAATCAGGTAAGCAGCAAGAAGCGTTTCAAGCGTTTAAGAGGGCCCTTGAAATTGACAGCGGCAATGGAGATGCGGTTGTAAATCTGATAGATTCAGGCTACAATTTAGGCCTCCATTCTGAAGTCGAGTCATCTTTAAAACAGGCAATTAAAGATGACGAACAGACAGAATTATGGTATCTGCTTGCGGATTGTCAGTTCAGGCAAGGCGAATATCAGAAATCTGAGGCTACAATTCGGTCTCTACTTAAAGAAGATCCGGACAACGAAGAATTGAAGTCGCTTCTAACTGAAGTTGAAACGAAAATGGAAATCAATCTACAAGAAGAGGTAGCGGTTCAATGA
- the fliW gene encoding flagellar assembly protein FliW, with protein sequence MKFISNQLGELDYDKDQIILFNEGLLGFEHLTKFLLVHLEETLPFEWLVSLEESMIAFPIINPVNIVPDYTVQLNKENMYEGFLKSPESNVVYNIVNFSKGDPTVNLRGPIIINEKEKCGKQMVLNDDRYSFQYHISEPSINMETA encoded by the coding sequence ATGAAGTTTATTTCGAATCAACTTGGTGAACTGGATTATGATAAAGACCAGATAATATTATTCAATGAGGGACTGTTAGGCTTTGAGCATCTGACAAAGTTCTTATTAGTACACCTTGAAGAAACACTCCCATTTGAATGGTTAGTCTCTTTAGAAGAGAGTATGATTGCGTTCCCGATTATTAATCCGGTTAATATCGTTCCTGACTACACCGTACAATTAAACAAAGAAAATATGTATGAGGGGTTTTTAAAATCCCCTGAATCAAATGTAGTTTATAATATTGTGAATTTTTCAAAAGGCGATCCTACCGTAAATCTTAGAGGACCAATCATTATAAATGAAAAAGAGAAATGCGGTAAACAGATGGTATTAAATGATGACAGATATTCGTTTCAGTATCATATTTCCGAGCCGTCAATCAATATGGAAACCGCTTAG